A region of Colletotrichum higginsianum IMI 349063 chromosome 10, whole genome shotgun sequence DNA encodes the following proteins:
- a CDS encoding Nuf2 family protein has translation MSYNPRMSIIPPTQTQSRTRKKEDEADAFMRLPDKEIVGCITDIGIPFTVADLQKPNPLQVQMIFEWFAELLLNATRDTVEPAMRAAAEDICGEYSDVVPPDTRNLMGFYVSLRGLLAECGVQDFSFNDLYKPSYDRLVKIFSYLINFVRFRESQTSVIDEHFNRAETTKSRIESLYSENQEMESRLVDMKRNRKAMEAQVREKTTRNEELKQRLLELRRNQERVAARLEDAKVKKTELTTALEEKTAQKLGMKQDCTKLRPYVMQSPSTLQATLTELSNTLNSEKAHIEALDRRSRALQTSADSFSVVSTDVASCIKVLDEIGVELAKEEEENLKNVKQRDALSERGNNVREVERTEALLQRQLLKWNERTEKLREQSSTKAQEAKEKMEELRAVHRKLTEERTDKGKDIERRRVRIEQTEKKMLDLKENIENEIHSAYDEFLKMDSHIKLYITEMEQAL, from the exons ATGTCGTACAACCCGCGCATGAGCATCATCCCCCCGACGCAAACCCAGTCGCGAACCCGCAAGAAAGAAGATGAAGCCGACGCGTTCATGCGCCTCCCCGACAAGGAGATTGTCGGGTGCATAACAGACATCGGCATCCCCTTCACTGTTGCAGATCTCCAGAAGCCCAACCCTCTCCAAGTCCAGATGATCTTCGAATGGTtcgccgagctgctcctCAACGCGACGAGGGACACGGTCGAGCCCGCCatgcgcgccgccgccgaggacatcTGCGGCGAGTACTCCGACGTCGTCCCCCCGGACACCCGCAACCTGATGGGCTTCTACGTCTCCCTCCGTGGTCTGCTTGCCGAGTGTGGTGTGCAGGACTTTAGCTTCAATGATCTTTACAAGCCGTCGTACGACCGCCTCGTCAAGATCTTCAGCTACCTCATCAACTTTGTGCGCTTCCGCGAGTCGCAAACCAGCGTCATCGACGAGCACTTCAACAGGGCGGAGACGACCAAATCCCGCATCGAGAGCCTGTACTCGGAGAACCAAGAGATGGAGTCGCGCCTCGTCGACATGAAGCGCAATCGCAAGGCTATGGAAGCCCAGGTGCGCGAGAAGACGACGCGCAACGAGGAACTGAAGCAGAGGCTTCTGGAACTGCGTCGCAACCAGGAGCGCGTGGCGGCTCGTTTAGAAGACGCCAAGGTCAAGAAGACAGAGCTCACAACAGCACTGGAAGAGAAGACGGCGCAGAAGCTAGGCATGAAGCAAGACTGCACGAAGCTGCGGCCCTACGTCATGCAGAGCCCCTCGACGCTGCAGGCCACCCTCACGGAGCTGAGCAACACGCTCAACAGCGAAAAGGCGCATatcgaggccctcgaccgcCGCTCCCGTGCGCTACAGACTTCGGCCGATTCATTCTCGGTCGTTTCCACGGACGTGGCCTCCTGCATCAAGGTGCTCGACGAgatcggcgtcgagctggccaaggaggaggaggagaaccTGAAGAATGTTAAGCAGCGGGATGCTCTATCGGAGCGCGGTAACAACGTGCGAGAAGTCGAGCGGACCGAGGCGCTGCTGCAGCGACAGCTGCTCAAGTGGAATGAGCGTACCGAAAAGCTCCGCGAGCAGAGTTCCACCAAGGCacaggaggccaaggagaagatggaggagctCCGTGCCGTCCACCGCAAGCTGACGGAAGAGCGGACggacaagggcaaggataTCGAGAGGCGGCGTGTCCGCATCGAGCAGACCGAGAAGAAG ATGCTGGACCTCAAGGAGAACATCGAGAACGAGATCCACAGCGCCTACGACGAGTTTCTCAAGATGGACTCCCATATCAAACTTTACATCACCGAGATGGAGCAGGCCCTCTAA
- a CDS encoding Heterokaryon incompatibility protein, which yields MWLINTTTHELRMFAGAGPDVPPYAILSHTWGSDEVTFQDIHNLPLAASKAGFAKIRGCCVQALRHDIAWAWVDSCCIDKTSSAELSEAINSMYSYYLHARVCFVYLDDVPPLSPASARSSPMDQFPSLASSRWFTRGWTLQELIAPRRSIFYAADWSRLGTKGMHSSERPFIRALATISGIFESVLAKSRHPRDYSVAERMSWAAARRTTRDEDLAYCLMGLFGVSMPVLYGEGLASAFKRLQHHIIRTSPDESIFAWRADPARHVVDPYPGDLPRDSAARSSGLLADSPAAFARSHDVHQRALHSASPFRLFSMTNMGLSIVADLAPPPPLPTTGGGSPRGSPVAAAVFHTRTPEPRPLVVMPIGASDRPTDASPRARVGIYLEPVLQTPSVMGHGQMFYRRVRCDEFCFAPRGEFPRGQQLDIYVLEDDQYAEMQFADRPKSPGPGPEAGGSPSIEARLLSLSPSASPRASPRLDMDM from the coding sequence ATGTGGCTCATCAACACGACAACCCACGAACTGCGCAtgttcgccggcgccggccccgacgTGCCCCCCTACGCCATCCTCTCCCACACCTGGGGCTCCGACGAGGTCACCTTCCAGGACATCCACAACCTCCCCCTGGCAGCCTCCAAGGCCGGCTTCGCCAAGATCCGGGGATGCTGCGTCCAGGCCCTGCGGCACGACATCGCCTGGGCCTGGGTCGACTCCTGCTGCATCGACaagacctcctccgccgagctctccgaggccatcaactcCATGTACTCGTACTACCTCCACGCCCGCGTCTGCTtcgtctacctcgacgacgtcccgcCTCTTAGCCCGGCTTCGGCCAGGTCCTCCCCCATGGACCAgttcccctccctcgcctcctcgCGCTGGTTCACCCGCGGCTGGACCCTCCAGGAGCTCATCGCCCCGCGCCGCTCCATCTTCTACGCCGCCGACTGGTCCCGTCTCGGCACAAAGGGTATGCACAGCTCCGAGCGCCCCTTCATCCGCGCCCTGGCCACCATCTCCGGCATCTTCGAGTCCGTCCTCGCCAAGTCCCGTCACCCGCGCGACTACTCCGTCGCCGAGCGCATGTCctgggccgccgcccgccgcaccacgcgcgacgaggacctcgcctACTGCCTCATGGGCCTGTTCGGTGTCAGCATGCCCGTGCTCTACGGCGAGGGCCTTGCGAGCGCCTTCAAGCGGCTGCAGCACCACATCATCCGCACCTCGCCCGACGAGTCCATCTTCGCATGGCGCGCCGATCCGGCCcgccacgtcgtcgacccctATCCCGGCGACCTGCCCCGTGATAGCGCCGCCCGTTCTTCGGGTCTACTGGCCGACTCGCCCGCCGCCTTTGCCCGTTCGCACGACGTCCACCAACGCGCCCTGCACTCGGCCTCCCCCTTCCGCCTGTTCAGCATGACGAACATGGGTCTTTCCATCGTCGCGGACCTagcaccaccgccaccgctgcCAACAACAGGCGGCGGTAGTCCCCGCGGgagccccgtcgccgccgccgtcttccacaCGAGGACGCCGGAGCCGAGGCCGCTGGTCGTCATGCCCATCGGTGCGAGCGACCGTCCGACCGACGCCTCTCCGCGCGCCCGCGTCGGGATATACCTGGAGCCCGTGCTTCAGACCCCGTCCGTGATGGGCCACGGTCAGATGTTCTACCGCCGCGTCCGATGCGACGAGTTCTGCTTCGCGCCGAGGGGGGAGTTCCCGCGGGGCCAGCAACTAGACATCtacgtcctcgaggacgaccaGTATGCCGAGATGCAGTTCGCCGATCGGCCGAAGTCTCCGGGACCGGGGCCAGAAGCCGGTGGGTCGCCATCGATCGAGGCCCGGTTGTTATCGTTGTCGCCTAGTGCGTCGCCGAGGGCTTCGCCGAGGCTGGACATGGATATGTGA
- a CDS encoding Mpv17/PMP22 family protein — translation MPTPTPFRVVLRRQTTPGLRSRLSQNHHHHHHHQRRAHSDAPKPKRAEDPIPVPNTVSTIPLWQRLGPLTRAAEGYARAQRKRPLTTQLVSSLVIYFCADLSAQNMSGNDYNPERTMRSLTIGAISSIPSYKWFIFLSQNFNYASRLLSLATKVVVNQVCFTPIFNSYFFGMQAFLAGDNLDQIIERIRRTVPVSIVNSCKLWPAVTAFSFSFIPMEYRSVFSGVIAVGWQTYLSFLNRQAEVVEEAEEVDEKAHAVQAIAARDGPAKMEA, via the exons atgccgacgccgacgccgttcCGAGTCGTGCTGCGCCGCCAGACCACGCCCGGTCTGCGCAGCCGCCTCTCCCagaaccaccaccaccaccaccaccaccagcgcCGCGCCCACTCGGACGCACCCAAGCCGAAGCGCGCAGAGGACCCGATTCCCGTGCCCAACACCGTCTCGACCATCCCGCTGTGGCAGCGCCTCGGGCCCTTGacgcgcgccgccgagggatACGCCCGCGCCCAGCGCAAGAGACCCCTGACGACGCAGCTCGTCAGCTCGCTCGTCATCTACTTCTGCGCCGACCTCTCGGCCCAGAACATGAGCGGCAACGACTACAACCCGGAGCGGACGATGCGCTCGCTGACCATCGGCGCCATCTCGTCGATTCCCAGCTACAAGTG GttcatcttcctctcccagAACTTCAACTACGCCTCGCGCCTCCTTTCGCTCGCCACAAAGGTCGTCGTCAACCAGGTGTGCTTCACGCCCATCTTCAACTCGTACTTCTTCGGCATGCaggccttcctcgccggcgacaaTCTCGACCAGATCATCGAGCGCATCCGCCGCACCGTGCCCGTGAGCATCGTCAACTCGTGCAAACTGTGgcccgccgtcaccgccttCAGCTTCTCCTTCATCCCCATGGAGTACCGCAGCGTCTTCTCgggcgtcatcgccgtcggtTGGCAGACGTACCTAAGTTTCCTGAACCGGCAGGCCGAAGTCGTagaggaagccgaggaggtcgacgagaAAGCCCACGCGGTGCAGGCCATCGCTGCTCGTGATGGACCGGCCAAGATGGAGGCGTAG